From a single Brassica napus cultivar Da-Ae chromosome C9, Da-Ae, whole genome shotgun sequence genomic region:
- the LOC106390249 gene encoding disease resistance protein RML1B-like, producing the protein MLFLYFFLSHGHLMETIPFFLLFFRDNEAEMIEKIARDVSDKLNATPSRDFDGMVGLEAHLREMRSLLDLDNDEVKMVAVSGPAGIGKSTLARALQIQLADRFQLTCFVDNLRVSYHSGLGEYGLKLRLQEEFLSKVLNQNGIRIIHLGAIKERLRDHTVLIILDDVDDIKQLEALAGGTTWFGPRSRIVIITENKEILQQHGINNTYHVEYPSDEDAVKILCRYAFRQNYPLNGFEKLAEIVTELCGSLPLGLCVVGSSLRGKNEEEWEEVIRRLETIIDHQDIEEVLRVGYESLHENEKSLFLHIAVFSNFKDGHLVEAMFADNNLDTKYGLKILANKSLIHVFNNGDIVMHKLLRQMGRQAIQRQEPWKRQILIDPQEICDVLERANGTRIVSGISFDISDIEEVYISPRAFKRMPNLRFLRVYKSKDIDGNDIVHIPEETEFPRGLRLLHWKAYPSKTLPRTFHPEYLVEFDMQFSKLEKLWEGTQPLKNLRKMDLSWSSELKELPDLSKAADLEFLFLYGCSSLTEIPSSIGNLDKLNWLDMSFCRNLQVVPTRFNLAPDAFLNMKGCPQLRNFPEFSTNISALVIADTMLKKLPETVTLWSPHVGLSIYGDDAGIEELPGWIKDLHGLKSLNVQDCSKLASLPELPDSLERLIANNCESLVAVTLDFDSLVYCNFVNCFKLGREARRVIQLSMNACLPGRNIPAEFDHRAIGNSLTIRSLSSDSRVFRFCVVVSPKPHVEVYAGKLLCRMRVNQGCFIDKNISMHFLETIQAGHLCICYTELVHEHGWLEHEDEIMFEFISTYPELDIVECGVHALTEESEIRRRKEFDQANKASQVSSLNTEITDGLIRDSKEDNNGEAENRTDCWNCLFLCFGLSDFVRRTASLFWGRRQI; encoded by the exons AtgttatttctatatttttttctttctcatggCCATTTGATGGAAACAATTCCGTTTTTCTTACTATTTTTTAGGGACAATGAAGCAGAAATGATCGAAAAGATTGCAAGAGATGTTTCAGATAAACTGAATGCCACACCGTCTAGGGATTTTGATGGCATGGTGGGACTTGAAGCTCATTTGAGAGAAATGAGGTCTTTGCTAGATTTAGATAATGACGAAGTTAAGATGGTTGCAGTCTCTGGTCCTGCTGGTATTGGTAAGAGTACCCTTGCTAGAGCTCTGCAAATTCAACTCGCTGATAGGTTTCAGCTTACTTGTTTTGTTGACAACCTTAGAGTAAGTTATCATAGTGGTCTTGGTGAGTATGGTTTGAAGTTGCGCTTACAAGAAGAATTCCTTTCAAAGGTTTTGAACCAAAATGGTATTAGGATAATCCATTTAGGTGCAATAAAAGAAAGGCTCCGCGACCATACAGTGCTCATCATTCTTGATGATGTGGATGATATAAAGCAGTTAGAGGCTTTGGCTGGTGGAACTACATGGTTTGGTCCTAGAAGTAGGATTGTAATTATCACAGAAAACAAGGAGATTTTGCAGCAACATGGCATCAACAATACATACCATGTGGAATATCCATCTGATGAAGACGCTGTTAAGATCTTATGTAGATATGCTTTTAGACAAAACTATCCACTTAATGGTTTTGAAAAGCTTGCCGAAATAGTAACAGAGCTTTGTGGTAGCCTTCCACTGGGTCTCTGTGTGGTGGGTTCCTCTTTACGTGGGAAAAATGAGGAGGAATGGGAAGAAGTAATACGCAGGCTAGAAACTATTATTGATCATCAAGACATCGAAGAAGTACTAAGAGTCGGCTATGAGAGTTTACATGAGAACGAGAAATCTCTATTTCTTCACATTGCAGTCTTCTCCAACTTTAAAGACGGTCATCTTGTGGAAGCCATGTTCGCTGACAATAACTTGGATACCAAATACGGGTTGAAAATCCTAGCAAACAAATCACTCATACATGTATTTAACAATGGGGATATAGTGATGCACAAGTTACTACGACAAATGGGTAGACAAGCCATTCAGAGACAGGAGCCTTGGAAACGTCAGATCTTAATTGATCCTCAAGAGATATGTGATGTTCTTGAACGTGCCAAC GGTACAAGAATTGTGTCCGGCATATCATTTGATATATCTGATATTGAAGAAGTGTATATAAGCCCTAGAGCTTTTAAAAGAATGCCTAATCTTCGATTCCTGAGAGTTTACAAAAGTAAAGATATTGATGGGAATGATATAGTGCATATACCTGAGGAGACGGAGTTTCCGCGTGGTCTAAGGTTACTACATTGGAAGGCATACCCGAGCAAGACTCTTCCTCGTACATTTCATCCTGAATATCTTGTCGAATTCGATATGCAGTTTAGCAAGCTCGAGAAGCTCTGGGAAGGAACTCAG CCACTTAAAAATCTCAGGAAGATGGATTTGTCATGGTCTTCCGAATTAAAGGAGCTCCCTGATCTTTCAAAAGCTGCAGATCtcgagtttttgtttttgtatggtTGCTCCAGTTTGACAGAGATCCCTTCCTCAATCGGAAATCTTGATAAATTAAATTGGTTGGATATGAGTTTCTGTAGAAATCTTCAAGTTGTTCCGACCCGCTTCAACTTGGCACCTGATGCATTTCTCAATATGAAAGGATGCCCACAATTGAGAAACTTTCCAGAGTTTTCCACCAACATCAGTGCACTAGTCATTGCAGACACAATGTTAAAAAAGTTGCCTGAAACAGTTACCCTCTGGTCTCCCCACGTGGGTCTTAGTATATACGGCGATGACGCAGGTATCGAGGAACTTCCAGGCTGGATCAAGGATCTTCATGGGTTAAAATCGCTTAACGTACAAGACTGTTCGAAACTTGCATCACTGCCAGAGCTCCCTGACTCACTCGAAAGACTAATAGCAAACAACTGTGAATCACTGGTGGCCGTAACTCTGGATTTTGACTCTCTAGTATATTGCAATTTCGTCAACTGCTTCAAATTAGGCCGAGAAGCAAGGAGAGTAATCCAGCTGTCAATGAATGCATGTTTACCCGGAAGAAACATACCTGCGGAGTTTGATCACCGAGCTATAGGGAATTCATTGACCATCCGATCACTGAGTTCAGATTCCAGAGTGTTTAGGTTTTGCGTAGTGGTTTCCCCTAAACCACATGTTGAAGTATATGCTGGCAAATTGTTGTGTCGCATGCGCGTAAACCAGGGTTGCTTTATTGACAAGAACATCTCTATGCATTTTCTGGAGACTATCCAAGCGGGACATCTATGCATATGTTACACTGAGTTGGTTCACGAACATGGATGGCTTGAACATGAGGATGAGATAATGTTCGAATTCATCAGCACCTACCCTGAGCTCGACATTGTTGAATGTGGTGTCCATGC